The sequence below is a genomic window from Amycolatopsis sulphurea.
TGCTGGGGCGCACCCGCGCGGAATGCCTCCGCCAGCTCGGCACGCCGTGCACGACGACCGTGCTGGCCGCCCGGATGGCCACCACGGTCGGCGTCGCGAGCAGGCAGGCCGCGGTGCTGTGTGAAGCGGGCCTGATCCGCAGCAGCCGCCGTGGGCCGGCGGTCGTGCACCGGATCACGCCGCTGGGGTCGGCGTTGCTGGCCGGGCCGGGTTAGACCGAGCGGGAGGACTTCGGTTCGTGACGGACGTGCGTCGGTGGCGGGTGCTGCGGCGTTCCGGTGCGGTTGTTTCGGCGGGTGCTGCGGTCCTGTTCTGCCGCCCGTCCGTGAAGGCCACCTTCACGGACTCAGAGTCCAGGGTGTCGGCAAAGTCGGTGTGAGGGCCTTGCGCAGACGGCGTAGGTCCGTGAAGGTCCGTGAAGGGCCCCTTCACAGACCCGGGACAGGTCTGGCGCACACCACGAGGTGGTCGCGCATCTCGAGCACCTCCGCTTCGCCCGTACCATGGTCACCGCGAAGTTCCGGCGCATGGTCAGGGTCAGCAGGTCCTCGCCGGACACGGTTACGTCGCCGTCGCGGAGTTCTGAAGGAAACATCGCTTCGGCGCAGGCCTCGTAACGTTCGCGCATGCCGGGCGCGGCGTCGCGGGTGCGTTTGGCGACCTTGCAGCCGACGTTCTCCGCGACGTACCAGCACCTACGAAACCGGACACCGCGCGACCGACGACGACACCACCGACCGTCAGGTAGCCTGACACCGCCTCACCGACCCTGTCCGTCAGAACGGGTCAGGCCCAGATCGTGTTGCGTGATCCGGTCTGGAGTCTGGCACCGCGCATTGTCGTTCCGCTCGGCCGGGCTGCTTTCCCCTGCCGAGTGGAAGGCCGGAGTTACTTCAGAGAGCGGTTGCCTTGGGCTCGGGGGTCGCCAGCGCTGTGGCCTGATCGCGCGACGCTGCCGGGAAATGCCGAGCAGCAATAAGGACCACGAAAGCACCCACGAGGAATGCGGCGCTGAACAAATAGAAGCCGATCGTGTTCGAGACGGTGATTCCGCGCAGCCAGCCGAACAGGTATGGGCCGACGAATCCACCGAGCAGGCCGAGGCCGTTCACCAACGAAAGGCCCATGGCGCGCACATTCGGTGCGAGCGTGGAGGCCGTGACGGCGTGGTAGAGGCCGATCGCGGAGTAGGACAGTGCGATCCCCGCGGCCAGGGCGACGATGCGCGCGGTTGCGGAGCCGACCTCGAGTGCGACGAAAAGGGCCACGCCGGAGCCGAGCAGGAGTCCGAACAGATGCCACCGACGATCGCCGGTCATGACCGAGGTGCGGCCGAAGAAGATCATCGTGATGAGGGCGACGAGATACGGCAGCCCGGACACCAGCGCGACCTGCGCGGAACTCAGGTGGGAGAAGCCCGATTTGATGATCTGGGGCAGGAAGAAGATCAGTCCCCAGAAGCCGAGGTTGACCGAGAAGTAGACGCCGCCCAGGATCCATACCCGTCGCATGCGGATGACGCTGGCGAAGACCGTCGAAGAAGTACCCCTGCCCGCGAGGTCGACGGTCGCGTCGTCCTGCTCGCTGCGGTCGAGCAGCCAGCGGCGGTTCGCGTCGGGCAGCCAGCGAGCGTGCTCGGGGCCATACGGCACGAGTCGCGCTACGAAGGGTGCGATGATCACAGCAGGGGCACCCTGCAGGACGAACAGCCACTGCCAGCCGACAAGGCCCACCCAGTCGATCTGCAGCATCCCGGCAGCCAGGGGCGCCCCTACGACGGAGGCCATCGCCGAGGCAGCGGCGATCTTCGCGGTCGCACCCGCGAGATCACTGCGCGAGTAGAACCGCGCCATACACGTGTACGCGGCCGGAATGAACGCCGCCTCCGCAGCGCCGAGCAGGAACCTGAAGAGGATGAACAGGGCGGGGTTGGGGACGAACGCGAGGGTCATGCACGATAGGCCCCACAGTCCGACCATAGCGGCGAGCCAGCGGTGCGAACGGAATCGCTCGAGGATGTGAGCGTGCGGCAGGCCGCACGCTGCGTAGCCGATGAAGAAGATTCCGGCCGCCAACCCGAAGACCGTGCTGGAGATGCCGAGCTGCCTGTTCATGTCCAGCGCGGCGAAACTGACGTTGGATCGGTCGATATGCGAGATGAGCGCGATGCCGAACAGCACCGTGAGGAGGCGTCGGTTGACGATCGTACGCGTACGACGGTGTACGTCCATGGCTCCAGCCTTCGGGTATCGGTGAAAGGGTAGCTGCACGGGGCTGGCTCAGACGTCGGCACCGGCTCGGAATCCTCGCTTTACCAACGGAAGGGTCTGAGGCAGCGAGGTAATGGGCAGGCCATGTGTGGGGCCCACGAGGGAGACGCCGAGGTCGGCGATGAGCCGGTCGAGTTCCACCAGATAGGGCTCGACGTCGGTGAATCTGGTCCAGTGGAGTGCGAATTCGGCGAACAGCGCGGTCATCGCCGGGACGTCGAGGGTTGCCGCCTCCTCGGCGACGAGCCCGCAGTGGCCATCCTCGTGGAAGTGGCTGTAAGCGAACCCGTCACCGGGAAACAGCGCGCGGGTAAGGGTGTCGAAGCCCCAATACGTGGTGATCAGGTCCCGGATGACGCCGGGCGCGATGCGGAACGATCTCCCACCGAGATCGAATTCGGCGTTCGTCCCGACGAGGCGCAAACGCTCGGCATGCTGGGGAAAGATCTGGTCGAGGTCTTCGACGCCGCCGACCGCGACCGCGTCCGGGAACTTCTCGAGGAAACGCCCGAGCCCACCGGCGTGCGGAGTCTCCTGGTGGGTGACGAACAGGTACTCCACGGGAGCGACCGCACCCGAGGCGAGCAGCTCGTCGATCTGTCGCCCGAGCATCGGCAGGTCGGCGGGGAACCCGGTCTCGACGAGCACGGAGCGATCCACACCCGACACGATGTACACCGAGTTGTAGGCATGGTAGAGGCGGCCTCCGTGCTGCGTCTTGATGCAGTCACCGAGCCAGTACAGGCCGGGACCGAGCCGGCGTGGCAGGGCGGTCATCGTGCCACCTTTCCGCCGGCCGCGGTGGCCGCTCGAGCGAAGGGATAAGCACGCGGTTCGGCACGGAAGCGGTGAAGGGCCGCCAGGAGCAGCTCGACATGGCGTTGGACGACGCCTGCCCCGTCGAGCACAGCGCCGTGGGCAGGGCATATGCGCTCGACGTCGTGACAGGCGAAGAACTGTTCGAGCCATTCGCTGATCGGCCGGGTATCGGCACCGGGAAGCCACCAATAGCGGGTCCGGACGAGATGCCGGCACACATCGTCGACCGTTATCGCGTCGGACCCTGCACTGACCGTCCACGCATCACCATCGGAGCCCACGTCGCCGGCGTAGGAGAACGCGTCGGAGGTGAACACGGAGCCGGTCAGCGGGTCGTAGAGCCAGTGGGTGGTGAGCAGCCGAAGTAATGGCTGGACGGCTTCCACCGTCCGGCCGTCGCTGAGGGAAATGCCTGCCTGGGACGACATTCGCTGGTAAACGGCATCCTGCAGCGCGCCGGGCGAGGTTGGTTCCGGGTGTACGTCGAACCACTCGAGCCCGTCGACCTGCGCGCCGAAAATGGTCTTGATCGGAAACCTGGCGGCAACCGCGAGCATGTTCGCGATCGAGTCGAATTCACCCATGCGCAGCGCGGCAACGCACAAGGCACTGGAGTCGGGCAGCGTGTCCGCGAGCCAGCTCAGGACCAGGTCCTGAGCGGCCACGGGCCCGGTATCGACCAGCAGCGAACGCGCCGCGTCCGTCAGCAGGTAGACGTTGGTGACGGCGGCCGTTCCCGCGGTGTCACGGTGCTGGGCCGGGATGGCAGGTGACTGCG
It includes:
- a CDS encoding MFS transporter, coding for MDVHRRTRTIVNRRLLTVLFGIALISHIDRSNVSFAALDMNRQLGISSTVFGLAAGIFFIGYAACGLPHAHILERFRSHRWLAAMVGLWGLSCMTLAFVPNPALFILFRFLLGAAEAAFIPAAYTCMARFYSRSDLAGATAKIAAASAMASVVGAPLAAGMLQIDWVGLVGWQWLFVLQGAPAVIIAPFVARLVPYGPEHARWLPDANRRWLLDRSEQDDATVDLAGRGTSSTVFASVIRMRRVWILGGVYFSVNLGFWGLIFFLPQIIKSGFSHLSSAQVALVSGLPYLVALITMIFFGRTSVMTGDRRWHLFGLLLGSGVALFVALEVGSATARIVALAAGIALSYSAIGLYHAVTASTLAPNVRAMGLSLVNGLGLLGGFVGPYLFGWLRGITVSNTIGFYLFSAAFLVGAFVVLIAARHFPAASRDQATALATPEPKATAL
- a CDS encoding MBL fold metallo-hydrolase, which translates into the protein MTALPRRLGPGLYWLGDCIKTQHGGRLYHAYNSVYIVSGVDRSVLVETGFPADLPMLGRQIDELLASGAVAPVEYLFVTHQETPHAGGLGRFLEKFPDAVAVGGVEDLDQIFPQHAERLRLVGTNAEFDLGGRSFRIAPGVIRDLITTYWGFDTLTRALFPGDGFAYSHFHEDGHCGLVAEEAATLDVPAMTALFAEFALHWTRFTDVEPYLVELDRLIADLGVSLVGPTHGLPITSLPQTLPLVKRGFRAGADV